A region of the bacterium BMS3Abin14 genome:
CACCGATCTTCACGGGGCCGGCGCTCTCACCCGATTTCCGTTTTCTCACAACACCGACATACCGCCCCGGGGGAAGCGCCAGGGAGAACGCGCCGTCCGGTCCCGTGGGCTCCGAGATAACCCTGGCCGGCGCAAAAATATCCTCACCCTCGCCATAGATGTAGAGACGCGCTTCGCTCAGGGGAACCGTGACAGTCCCCGAAACGGTGGACGGGCCGGCCTTATCCGTTTTGGAACAACCGGAGATGAGGATCAGGATGACCGCCATCATGACCGGCATGGCCACCAGGGGAATAACAGGTCTGGGCTGTCTAGAAATCCAGCGGTTCATATATATCCCTCCCGGATACTCCAGCGATTCTGAACCCTTTTTTCAGCTCCAGGGCAAGCGCTTCACGGGCAACGTGGTGTTCCCTCCAGGTATTGTCGAAGATACTGAGACTGAAGGGGATCCTCACACCCGGGGTAAAAACACGGTCGCCGGAATCACCCGTGGCCAGGCTTCTTCGGAAGAGGACGTGCCATTTTCCATTGTTCCAGTCCGATACGGCGCCGACGTCAGCCTCCTTGCCGGTGGGGGCCGTCAACAAAAAGTAGGGGGCCGTGGGAACGCCGGACGACCAATCCACCCCCTTCGCGGGCCCGGCTTCCCCCTCGGCTGCGTTCAGAACGGGAATAACCTGGCCTCCGTCGCCCCGCTTCCCGTCATGGTCGATAACCATGTCATCGACGGCCCCGAACGGGGCCGTCACCCCGGCCCTCCACCTCCACAGGTCGAGGATTCCTTTGCCGGGATTCTTCATCTCCATTCGGATCCGTGTCCCACCGTCGTAAACGTCCACGTCCACCATGTGGCATGTGTTCTGACACCGGAATTCGGAATCTCCCGGCTGCCCCCACAAAAAGGCGATCCCGTCATCCGCGCCCGGGTTTACGGCCCAGCCGGCATCCCCCAATTCCCAGCTGCCCAGATCTTCGTCCCTGGTAGGGTCCCCCCACTGGGCCAGGATGAAGATCTCCGACGGCGAGTAAAGGGCCTGAAGACGGACCCGAACCGGCTCGGACGAAGAAGGCCCGTGATGGCACTGGGCGGTAGACCGATGGCTGGTCTCACTGTCCAGCGCGACGATCTCCGACGGCTCGTGGACATTTCCCATCCAGGCAGTAAAATCAAGAGGCACAGCCCTCGACCAGTCGGATGCCGTAGGCTCCCCATTTACCGGCATTGCGACCAGCACACCCGTCTCAAAAGGGCTGGAACATGACGAACTCAGCAGCGCCAGGCCGATCAGCATAAGAAGGTAAAAATGTGTCCTCAAATCAGTCACCCGCTTTTAAGATACAGTCCAGAGTCCAGAGTAAGCCAAGAACCAGGGTCTAGAAAACCTCGATACCTCCATGCTGTCTTCCCTACAGCTTACAGCCTTCAGCCTATAGCCTGTTTTTCCCCCTCGCCCATGCACTCCTGCACTCCTGCACCCATGCTCCCTCTCACCCATACTCCCATACCCCCAGACTTCGACACTTTATTATCTACGATTGACAGCAAGGTTCGTACCAACAGGACAGTCCAGAGTCCAGTGTCCAGAGTACGCCAAGAACCAGGGTCGGGGTCCAACTCACACCATGCGGTACTTGGCCATCTTGTAGCGCAGGGTGGTCCTCTTGATGCCGAGTTCACGGGCCGTACGGGTCTGGCTACCGCCGTTTTTCTCCAGAGTTCTGACAAGGATCTGTCTTTCAATGGCTTCGACTATCTGCGTTAAGGTCCTTCCGCCGCCGGGCAGGCCTTCAATATTTTCCCCTCCCCTCAGTTCCTCCGGAAGATCCCGCAGGGTAACGGCGTCACCCCTGCAAAGGACCACGGCCCTTTCCATGACGTTTTCCAGCTCCCTGACGTTGCCTTTCCAGTCATAGGCCTTCAGGGCCACGATAACCTCCGGGGCAATCCCGGAAAGCCTCTTGTTCATTTCGGAGCAGTACTTCCCGAGAAAGTGCTCTGCCAGTAACTCCACGTCCTCCTGTCGTTCCCGGAGAGCAGGAACCCTGATGTGCACTACGTTGAGACGGTAGAAAAGATCCTCTCTGAATCCCCCCTCCGTCACCATTTCCCTCAGGTTTCTGTTGGTGGCCGCAACTATCCTGGCATCGCTTCGAAGGAGCCGCGCCCCCCCGACCCGCTCGAATTCATGGGACTGGAGGAACCGCAGCAGCTTGACCTGAGCCGGAGGGTTCAGCTCTCCGATCTCGTCGATAAACAGGGTGCCGCCATCAGCAAGCTCAAATCTGCCCTTTCTTGTCGCCACGGCGCCGGAGAAAGCACCCCTTTCGTGGCCGAACAGTTCGCTCTCGAGGACGCCGTCGGCCAGGGCGCCGCAATTGACCACCACGAAGGGGCGATCCTTACGGCCGCTGTTTCTGTGGATGGCCATGGCAACGAGTTCTTTCCCCGTCCCGCTTTCCCCCTCAATGAGAACGCTTGCCATGGAAGGCGCCACGCTCAGAGCCAGGTCCATGACCTCGCGCATCTTTTCCGACACACCGATGATGCCCTTCAGATCGTATCGCCCGTGGATCTCATCCAGAAGCATATTCCTCTCGCTCACGAGCCGTTCATGCTCGAAGACCTTTGCCACCACTATCTTCAACTCATCCATCTGAAACGGCTTGGTGATATAATCGAAAGCCCCCAGCTTCATGGCTTCCACGGCGGACTCCACCGTGGCGTAGGCCGTTATCATGATAACCGGCAGGACACGGTCCATGCTGCGTATCCTTTTTAAAAGCTCGATACCATCCATTCCAGGCATGTCAATATCAGCGATAACGAGATGCCATTCCTCGCCCTCGATGAGGTGGATGGCCTCCTCTCCGCCCGAAATGGCCATGGCATAGTGCCCCACTTTCTCCATCACCCTCGAAAGAAGGCCCCTCATGCCAGGTTCGTCGTCCACTATAAGGATTTTCCTGCTCATTTATCCCTCCTCCGGGATGGTATTTTCTCTGTCCCTCACTTGCCCTACCGATGGAAGCCACAGTTCGAAGACGCCGCCTCTTCCCTTTACTGCCCGTATCCAGCCGCCGGCGTCCTCGATGAGCTTCCTGCAGATGGACAGACCAAGGCCGGTTCCTTCCCCTCTTTTCTTCGTGGTATAGAACGGATCGAAAATCCTTTCGAGACTCGCATCCTCAATCCCCGGCCCCACGTCGGCAAGCCGGACCATGTGTCCGTCTTTATCCTTGTCCCGCGCAGGGGACATACCGATGGCGATCTCTCCTTCCCCCTCCATTGCCTGGGACGAATTCAGGCACAGGTTGACGATGACCTGGCGCAGTGCGTCCGGATCAGCGTGGACCAGGGAATCCCCGTCACCCAGGGTAAGCCGCCAACTGATTCTCCTGAAGGGCCGTTGCTCGGACAACTGGGATGTCAGGCCGGATATCAGCCCTTTAAGATCCACGGTCCCCTTTTCTCCAAGGCGGGGACGCGAGAAATCGAGGAGGCCGGCGATGATACGTTTGCACCGTTTGGCCTCATCAAGGATTACCCCCGCATACTCACCGTGCTGATTTTCCGCCTCTGATTCCTCTTTGATCAGCTCCGCATATCCGAGTATGACACCGATGGGATTATCCAGTTCGTGAGAAACACCGGCGGAAAGCTGACCTAAGGCCGCGAGCCTTTCAGACCGTACAAGCTGGGTCTGAAGGTCCCTCATCCGCAGGTTGGTGTTCTGAAGCTCGACGTTGGCCCTCTCGAGATCCTCCTGCTGTTCCCCCAGGGAGTCGACCATCCTGTTGAACTGATCCGCCAGGTTGCCCATCTCGTCGCCCCGGGGAAGGTCGATCCGGTAGTCCCTGTCTCCTCCGGCGATTTTCGCCGCTCCCTGCGAAAGGACCTTCAGGGGGCTGGTAAGCGAACGCGAAAAAACGACGGAGAGCAATGCCCCGAGCGCCATGAGCAAAAACGCTCCTACGAGCACCCCCTTGATCAGGTTGGCCTTTTTTGCCTCAAGGGAGCTGTACCCGTAAACGTAGCGAACCGCTATGGGCCTGTTCCCCCCGCGGGTATTGACCGGGGCGAGGACATCGAGGAACTTCCGTCCTCGATAGACTACCTCGTTTCTCAGGTGTTTTTTTGACCGGACCACCCCGGCCACCGCAGCCCCAATGCCGTTCCTCCAGAAATCCTCCAGACCGAGCGCCAGGTCCCTGGGAAGGGTGGAGAAAAGAGCCCTGCCGCTTTCAGTCAGGATCATGACCCCGAGGAGATCCTCGTTATGGACCGTCAGGAGGTCGATGGCCTCGGCTATCTGGGGAGTAACGGACCCGTTGAACGTCCCCCCGAAGGTTCGCAGAACATCGAGTGACGTGTACATTGCGTAGGCGGTATTCCTCTCCCTGAACTCCTTTTCCCACAGGCGGGAAGCTGTCCGCACGGTGATGGCGGCGGTCAGAAGGACGGACACTGCGATGATAATCATTGAGTAGAGGAGTATCCGGTTGGGCCAGTTAAGCTTAATCATGACCCGAAAACCCCTCTGCATCATCCAGGTGGATAAAACGGCTGAGCGCCGCCTTCAGCTCGTCCACCGCTCTCTCCCGATCGCCCCTGGATGAAAGATGGACCGCTGTAAACTCCCCATCCCCGACAAGCACCACACAGCGATGTTTGACGAAGAGGGAAGCGGTCATGAAAAACAGGAAAAATACGCACCCTGCCCAGACCCCGATCCGCGCCGGATCTTTTACGATCTGGTAGCCCACGTACGGATGCCCGAAGGGGTCCGTCCCGTAATCCGTCATGTAAAAGGATAATCCTTCGAACCTTAAGGGGTGGTTCACCTCGATATCGGCCGTGACAAGGACGGAACCATCCCGCGAGATAGCTGTTTGGGCGCTCGCCTGTTTTTCGGGAAACGCGGCGAAAGCCACCGGAACCAGAGCCAGGCCGGAGTCCCCCACTTCTTCGCCCCCCCTCACGGGAATCCGATCCCCATTGCCCTTTACCCACATGGCCTTCAGTATCTTTTTTTCCACATCGAAAGAGAGGATCCGCACCCGGCCATCAAGGCCGGGAACTTTCAGATCGCCACTTACATGGGTAGTGATAACCTTGCCCTTCCTGCCGGTTTTTGTCTCCCTGACACCGATTTTCAGGGCGACCGGATTGGGAACTTTTTTGAAATCGATGACGCTCAGGCGAAACGGAAGCGGGGCATCAGCCATGATTTTCCAGTTGAAATAGGTATCGGTAAAATCACCCACGGGAACCCTCTGCGTCCCGATAAAACCCATATAGGACCCGATCATGGCAGAGGCCATTATGACGAGAAGGCTCAGATGTCCGGCAATAGTGAATACGTATCCGGCCGCTCCCCTGGAAAAAACCTTACCGTCGGTCCCCCCTCTCCGGCGGTAGCCGGCGGCCGTAAGATCAGATACAAGGCTTTGCTCCCGGTCCCGGCCTCCGGGGATACGCAGAAGCGGACGCCTGCGCAATGCCGCATCCCCTTTCAGGGATGAGAAAATGGCGGGAAGACGGGTGACCATGCAGGAAAGCATGTTGACGGAAAGCAGAAGGAGAAGGCCCCTGAACCACCAGGAGTGGTAAATATCCATGAATGTGCCCGCAGCGGCAGCGGCAGCGAAGAGGAGCATGACGGCCAGGGTCAGCCTCAGGGAAGCGAGGCGCTTAACGAACATTTTCATTCCAGAACCACCCTCATGCCAGATATCCGTCACCCCGTGTTCCTTGACAGTATTTTGTCATCAATTGGGCAAAAAAAATAGCCCTTGTAACAGTATACCGTCAGCTGTGGGTTTTGTTACAGAGAGCCGGTTTCAGGTTGCGGCCGCCCTGTCCTCACCGCGGTTTATGACACGGATGGCCGATTCCCCGTCCAGGGGGCACTTGGTCTCGCATATCCCGCACCCGATGCACAGATCCTCGATAATCCTGGGCTGTTTGACTACCACAGGTCCATTCAGACCGTGGACGGAAGCGTTATCGAATACGATTGCCTTTCGGGGTGTTGGACAGTGTTCCTCACAGACGAGGCACTCCTCCGGCTTTATAAATGGAATGCAGGTGTTGCGGTTGATAACGGCCGTGCCAATTCTCACCTTCCTCTTAACAACCTGGTCCAGGGGTGCGATAGCCCCCGTGGGACAGACCTGGCCGCACAGGGTGCATGAATATTCGCAGTAGCCCGCCCTCGAAACCAGGCGAGGGGTCCACATCCCCTCGAGCCCGGATTCAAACAGGGTCGGCTGGAGCCCGTTTGTCAGGCAGACGCGCATGCATTCACCGCATCGCATGCACAGCGCCCGAAAGTCGGCCTCGGGCACAGCGCCGGGCGGCCGGATAAGATATGGAGGCAGGTTGCCGGACCTGGAGGTTGAACCAACCGTCAGAGGGAACACGGCCCCTATTCCCGCCCCCACGAGAAACTGCCTTCTGGAGAGGGAAACGAGGGGCAGATTATCCCCAACACCTGTGTTGCCGGAGGGATGGGTGATGAACCCATCCGGGCAGGCATCCACGCAATCATAGCAGAGGGTGCAGTCCCTTGCCCGGATAACCACCTTTTCCGCACCCTCTATGGCGCCCATGCGGCACGCAGGGGCACATTTCCCGCAGGCATTACACCCTTCACCGGCCTTCAGCCCCAGTGGAGCAATCCAGGAAAACCAGCTGAGGAGCGCACCCAGGGGGCACAGGTTTCTGCACCAGAATCTCCTCTCCAACAGTTCCAGAGCAATGATTACCCCAATGAGCCCGAGAAAAAGGGCCGTGTACCGGAACGCAGGGAGGTGAAAGGAAAGGACGTGGTCGGTGAGCCAACCGTATAACGGTTCTGTAACCGATCTGGTCGGCCCCCCCACATGGTAGGCGGCATCGAAGACCGATGAGATAAACCGTTCGAGGGGGGGCACAACACCCATGGCGAGGCTTCGGATGAGGAGAGAAATGGGATCCAGAATGCCTGTCAAGTTCAGGGAAAACAGGGAGGTCCCCAGCAGAAAGATAAGGACAAGCTCCTTTAGACGGTAGTACCTCCCCTCGGGAGCCGGCGACATGTTCCGGCTGCGCCGGCCGAAGAGGTCGAGCATGGACCCCATCGGGCAGATCCAGCCGCAGAAAAACCGTCCAAAAAGAGCGACTGCGGGCAGAAGGATAAGAAGCGGCCAGAAAAACCAGATAGCCTTTCGTCCGGCAATGATAGAGCCGATCCCCGCCAGTGGATCCAGGCGAAAAAAGGCGTTTACAGGGTAGGAAATCACATCGGCCCCGAGGTAGCGGGTGTTCATGAACAGGTAGACGAAGAACAGGCCGAAGACCCACTGGGAAAGGATGCGGGTTCGCCTCATCTCACGTTCCAGCCATCTTCACCCGGGAGAGGTCTATCTCCCCAAGCCCCATGCTGTAGCCTGCAACGATGGAGGGAATCCGGTCAGGCGCGATTCCAAAGAGGGTTGCGCCGTAAGCGTCAAGGGCCACCGGATCGGCGGCGGCGGCCACCCGGTTGAGGATCTTGACATCTTCCAGACGCCCCCCCGAGGGGCCGTTGCGCAGAAGGATGCGGCTGGCATCCAGGATGTTGAGAGCGGGCCTGATAACGGTGGACAGATCGGCCAGCTTCTGGCCGATGTTTGAGTGAATTGTCCCGCGGTTCCCCCCCAGAAGCCCCATGAGATTTTTCATGGAAAGGGTCAGTCCGCTGATGCTGTGATGTTTGGCAACAGGAACATTGATGATAACATCGGCCTCAAGGGCATAGGAGTAGATGGGCCACTGTTTTACCGCCTCTCCACGGGGGATCTTCACCATGGTGAAACGATTGTCACGTACATAATCCAGATGGACCCGCTTGGACGCCAGGCCATCCACCATCCCCCTGATGCCACTCGTCACGTAGGAACGCCTGGCATCGTTGCAGGTTCGATCCAGGATCACCACATCGTCAGCTCCCGATTCCAGACACATTTTTACTACCGCGCGAACGACCTCGGGATGGGTGTTGGCCGCCTGTTCAACCCGGCGGTCCCACCCGATATTGGGTTTGACCAGAACTTTTGAACCGGACGGAACGAAGGCGCCCATGCCTCCGAGAAGATCCACCGCCCGCACTGTGGCCTGGAACGGATCGACATCCTCGGCCACAGCCAGGACCGATTTGCCGGCGGAGACGCCCTCTCCCGCAGCCCCGGCGGCGGAAGGGATGACAAGGCCGGGGAGCGCCAGCGCAGCGAGGGTCCCCAGCATGAACTCCCTTCGGTCCAGCCTCCCCCTGCCATGGCTCATATAAGCTTCTTCTCCTTGAGAAACTCCCTGGCCACCCTGGCCGGCTTTACGGACTGTCCCTTGGCCACCAGGCTGTCGAGGAGGTGATCATCCAGGATAACCCGTGTGCCGATCTTCTCGAGAAGTCGGGGAAGCGCGGGAAATTTTTTCAGCGTGCCTTTCCTGACGACCACCGCGGCAAGGCCCATGGATTCTCCCTTGTCGGTCCGCCCCTCAAACCCAAGGGGCTTCAGCCATACAAGGTTCATCTCCTCGTCGTACCTCCTTTTCACCTGACGGAACCGCTCTGACCCGGTGAGTGAACCCGCATCGTCATTCAATCTCTTAAGAGCAGGTTCGACATAGTCCACGTAAAGATCCACCTTGTCCTTGAGGACATCCTCCATCAGTTCCTCTTTGGCCGCGTAGAACTTCACCTCAACTGTGGTTCCGGTCCTCTCGTGGATGAGGATCGAGATGATCCGGCTGACCATGCCCTGCCTTGCGTCTTCCAGCGCTCCTAATACCAGCTTGCGTCCCACACAGGCATTGACCGCTGATGGGGCTGCGAGGGCGGCAACAAGGAGGATGGCCGGCAACGCGCCAAGAACGCCATTTTTTTGCATCATCTTTCAGACCACCTTTCCAAAACGGACGGTTTTTTTCGGAGATAGGGTTCGAAAACGACCTTTCCCATTGCCGGTTCCACCCTCCCGTCGAAGATCGAGGAAACGATGTCGCTTCGATTTACCGACCCCCACCAGTTGCCGGACATGGGGATATCCCCGGTCTGCATCTCACCCAGCTTTACGTTGTAGCCCGAGTTGCCCTCAAGGACATTGTTCCTGAACTCCGTCAGACCCCGGCACTTGATCACGGCGAACACACCAACCCGGTTGCCCGAGATAACATTTCCGACGATCTTCGCCCCCGCACCCCGTTCTTCGAACCGTATCCCGTTGTCGTTGGAAACGAGATAGGAATTCTCGAGGACGACCGGCGCGGTGGAGAACCTGAACCCGTCGATGTTGTGACGGGAAACGATCCCCCTGAAGGTTCCCCGGGTGTAGTGGATCTGGACCCCGCTGAAGGCATATTCGAAAATCGCGTTTGAGACCTCGGCGCTGTGAGCATGGCTGATCATGAGGTATTTCCAGTCGGCCGGCGCGGGGTTCCTGGAGGCGGACGTGAAGATAACCGGCCTCTTCACTGTCCCGTTTACCCGGATTACGCCTTCCACCCGTATCTCCCCGTCGCCGATGCCGTCACCGTCATCGTCACGACGGATAAACCTTATGGTGGTCCCTGGATCAATTTCCAGCCGGCCTGAATCGCGAACGAGGACCACGCCGTCCACCACCACATCGCCGGACCAACGCACTGTATCCTCTATGATCTTTTCCGCCGGGAGCAAAACGGCCCCGAAGACGGGCGGGACGCCACACTCAACGACAGCAAGTGCCATACTGAGCAGAGGAAAGAGCAGCCTCATCGTCCCTGGCATCACGGTGCGAGGACCTTCCGAACGGAAATATTCAGTCCATCCACGAACTCACCCGCATCGAGCGTAACGGAATGATCGGCGGTTCCCTCGTAGAACCCGAAATATTCCCCCGGTTTCGGTGAGTCCCCGAATCCCGCCCTGGCTCCCACATAATAGATACCGGACCGGGGAAGGAAGATTTTATACCTCCCATCCCTGTCGGTCAGGGATGATATGGCATCAGGCCTGTGGTGTTCCATTCCCGGGTCAAGGTACGCGAACACGTGAAGCCCGGGGACAGGATGACCGGTTATATCCGTAATCAGCCCGGAAAAACCCGGTTCATGCCCTTCAATGCCTATGGCGTGAATATCTCTGTCACGTTTTTTTTCCGTAAGGGGAATGTGGATGGCAACCGACTCACCCCCCCGTACTTCCACGGGGTTGTAGCGATAGTACGCAAACAGATCGCCTCTGGCCATGGGCCCTGCGGTCCTTCCGGAAGCCCGGCGGCGGGCCACAAGATAGTAACGGGATTCCGGCACAAGATCGATGGCGAAAGTGCCATCCGGTCCCGTGGGGACGGACCGGATGAAGGGCATCCCCCTGAAGTTGTCCTCATCATCGAGGTAAAGGGAGATGGAAACACCTCCGGCCGGTTTGCCCTTCCACGTCACCACCCCCTTAAGCAGACCATCAAGGCCCTCTTCCGGAAGTTTACCGTATACGGGGCGTTCCCACTGGAGGAGTTCAAACCCTATCCACTGCTTCGGCTGCCCTGCGACGACAACGGGATTCCGGCCACAGTAGGACCAGAGGTTTCCCCACTCGGCAGACAGGAAGTACCGGCCCCGGGGCAGGTCCATGGTGTAGCGGCCGTCAGTATCACTGGGCACAGAGACGCCCACCGGCGCCCCCTGCAATCCGGCGTTGGAATACGCCGAGACGATCCCCCCCGATACGGGAGCGCCGTCGCTTAGGAGCCGTCCCTCAACGGCCAGCGCCCCTGCCGGCGACGCAAACAGACAGATCAACAGCCAACAGAGGAAAAAAGTCCTCCGGAAGACGTCCTTGTCAGGGGACATTGAGCTCCCCCTTTTTCCCCTTCCAGCCTGAGAGCCCCGTTCCCGCACCTGCGCCCCCAAGCCATGGGTCGTAGAAAATCTTGTCTATCCTGTATTTCTGCTCCCCGAACCCCTCATATGTAACTTCGGGCAGATCGTAACCGTCATACAACGTCGAGATATCGGCATTGGGTCCCTTGGCCTTCATTTCGTCCAGGGTAGCTGAGCTCCAGCTGTTACCCGTAGCGTCCACGCCATCCGGAAACTTCACGGGAACCTCCGCAAGTTTTGGATTTCGGCTTCCGAGCTTCGCCGCGGTTCGCATTACGTACTCTCTGGACCCCGCGCTCGATTCCCAGTTTGACGACTGAAACCTGCCGAGCTTGATGTGGATCCGATTGCGGTCCAGAAAGTTGTTCCGAAGAAGCGGATAGGACGAAAAATCCAGAAAGATCCCTACATCCGACCGGGAGATGACATTATCCCGAATTTCCGAAACATTCTTCTTGTTGAGATGAATGGCCTCCTTCATCCCCTTCAGAACGTTGTTCTTTATGATGGGCGAGGAGAACTGATTTGCGAAAACTCCAAAGCGGCCGCCGCTCATCATGTTGTTGATGATCCTGGGGGATGAGAAGGAAACAGCCAGGATTGCGGCGTCAGAATTGTCCTCAAAAAGGTTTCTCTCCACCACGGTATCGGGCCCGTTCTGATAGAGCCGCACGCCGGTCCCGTTTCCCCTGAAGATATTACCCTGTATGCCTCCCGGATATCTCTGGGAGACCTGAACCCCGATTTTGTTTTTCTCAAACCGATTGGATGTGATAGCCGGCAATCCACCGGAGGCGATTGCCACGCCGATATCGCTTTTTTCAAACAGGGATCGGTTGATAATTCCCCTGGATTTCAGCTCCACCGCGATGCCCGTGCCGTTGCCGATAAACCGGACGTCATCCACCGCCGTGCTGCCCTCCCTGACCAGGTACATGCCTTTTTTGCACTGCGTCACCGTGGAATGGGATATTTCGACCTCGGCCGCAATAACACTGATGCCCGTTATCGCCCGGGAAAGATCCAGCCCTGTTAACCTCCCTTCGCTGCCGGCGAGAAAGGTGATCCCTTTCCATCGGCCGGTCCCATCCGGCCCTATCACGACCCTTTCATGGGCGGTGCCCCGTATGTAAAGCCGGCCCTGTACGGTAAGCCCCGATCCATCCATCGCCGTAATACGACAGCCCTTCTCGAGAATAAGGGTGCCGGTCTTCGCCACGACCGTTGCCCCGGTCAGGGAATTTTCTCCATTAAGTGTGATCTCACCCGCCACCCTTCCTGGGATAGGCCCCGCAAGCGCCGTCCCCGCCGGGACCGCACATATCAGAACCAGCCAGATGGCGACAAGAACCCTGTTCATGGCCCTTTTTCCACCTTCAGGGTAATCTCCTCACCAGGTCCGGAAATCCCGACCTCAACCGGCGCCCCTTCCTCATACAGGCCATGGTACTCGCCGGAAGCTGCAGGGCCACCGAACCTCTGGCGCGCCGCAAGACTGTAGGCGCCAGCCTCGGGGACGGGCAGGACGAACCGTCCATCCGGTCCGCTGGGATCAGAAAAGAACATCGGCCGGCCGCGTACCTTCCCCGGCGGATAGGCAAAAACTCGAACATTCTCGACGGGACTGCCGTCCCCGTCCAATATCCGTCCCTCCACAGTTGGAATGGCGCTCCCGCCTTCCTCAAGCTGGCTGATCCTCGTGACGGTTTCGATGGACAGGCCGACCGATTCGCCTTCTCCCACCTCCACCGGGTTGCCTGGGTAGTAGTTGAAATAGTCCCCGATCTCCACGGGGCCGTACATCCCGCCTCTGGCCCTTTTCCTGGCGATAATGAAATATTCCCCCGGGGTTACGGATGCTCTGAAACGGCCCCCGCTTCCAACAGGGAGTGTGGCTATCCCCGGCCCCCGAAACCCCCCGGAAGAATCCTTGTAAAGGTAGAGGTAAAGTTTTTCCAAAGGTTCCCCCCTGAAGGTGATCGTCCCCTGGATGGAGGCCCTGTCGGCCTTTTTCCTCACCTCAGGTGTGTATTTGACGAGGTTGAATCCTACCGGGACCCAGCCCTCCTTTGGCACCACCACCGGGCTGCCGCTGTAGTAGCAGTAGAAGTCGCCGGATGAGGGACGTCCGTCACCTCCGGATTTATACCCTCTGGCGACGAAGGTGTATCGGCCCGGATCCAGGGGGAGTCGGTAGGTGCCGTCGGTAGCCGTTGGTTCGGAGTGGGCCACCTCGTCGGTCAGATAGCCGGATTTTCCGTCCCGGTAGGCCCGGACCACAACCCCGGGCACCAGCACTCCCCGCCACGCGGCTCGGCCATAGACTCCGGAGTCCACTGCGCGGCAGTCCCGGGGCACAAACATGAGCATCAGAATCGCTGCAAAACACCCGACGGGCAGCCACGTAAAGGACGCTCTCACCAGACCTCCCTCACAACGATGTCATAACTTTTCACCTGTCGGCCAGCCCCAAGTTCAACAGGTTTAATCCCGGATGCATCGTAGGCTCCCATGAGTTCCCCCGGTTCCACGGGACCCCCGAACCTGCTCCTGACCCCGAGGTAGTATAACCCAGGCCGCTGAGCGGCAATTTCAAACAAACCGTCGGGGCCGGTGGGCGCCGATATGGCGGCAGGTTTTCCCACCATTTTGCGATCACTGTACAGGAAGGCATGGACACCTTCCACAAGGCCCCCATCCTCATCAGTGACCAGGCCATGAATAATGATTCTGCCCTCGCCGGCCGCCCAGTGATATTTTTCCCACGCAGCTTGATCCACGTCCCTGAGCACGATGGTCCCCAGACCCGTGGCCTCGGAACCAACCTCAAGGGGATTTCCGGGATACTCCCCGATCTTGTCCTCCTTCCGGACAGTTCCCATCCCATCCCCGCCTTCAGCGAAGCGGACCTTAATGGAATAATACCCCGG
Encoded here:
- a CDS encoding ethylbenzene dehydrogenase; protein product: MLIGLALLSSSCSSPFETGVLVAMPVNGEPTASDWSRAVPLDFTAWMGNVHEPSEIVALDSETSHRSTAQCHHGPSSSEPVRVRLQALYSPSEIFILAQWGDPTRDEDLGSWELGDAGWAVNPGADDGIAFLWGQPGDSEFRCQNTCHMVDVDVYDGGTRIRMEMKNPGKGILDLWRWRAGVTAPFGAVDDMVIDHDGKRGDGGQVIPVLNAAEGEAGPAKGVDWSSGVPTAPYFLLTAPTGKEADVGAVSDWNNGKWHVLFRRSLATGDSGDRVFTPGVRIPFSLSIFDNTWREHHVAREALALELKKGFRIAGVSGRDIYEPLDF
- the zraR_12 gene encoding transcriptional regulatory protein ZraR, which codes for MSRKILIVDDEPGMRGLLSRVMEKVGHYAMAISGGEEAIHLIEGEEWHLVIADIDMPGMDGIELLKRIRSMDRVLPVIMITAYATVESAVEAMKLGAFDYITKPFQMDELKIVVAKVFEHERLVSERNMLLDEIHGRYDLKGIIGVSEKMREVMDLALSVAPSMASVLIEGESGTGKELVAMAIHRNSGRKDRPFVVVNCGALADGVLESELFGHERGAFSGAVATRKGRFELADGGTLFIDEIGELNPPAQVKLLRFLQSHEFERVGGARLLRSDARIVAATNRNLREMVTEGGFREDLFYRLNVVHIRVPALRERQEDVELLAEHFLGKYCSEMNKRLSGIAPEVIVALKAYDWKGNVRELENVMERAVVLCRGDAVTLRDLPEELRGGENIEGLPGGGRTLTQIVEAIERQILVRTLEKNGGSQTRTARELGIKRTTLRYKMAKYRMV
- the zraS_5 gene encoding sensor protein ZraS: MIKLNWPNRILLYSMIIIAVSVLLTAAITVRTASRLWEKEFRERNTAYAMYTSLDVLRTFGGTFNGSVTPQIAEAIDLLTVHNEDLLGVMILTESGRALFSTLPRDLALGLEDFWRNGIGAAVAGVVRSKKHLRNEVVYRGRKFLDVLAPVNTRGGNRPIAVRYVYGYSSLEAKKANLIKGVLVGAFLLMALGALLSVVFSRSLTSPLKVLSQGAAKIAGGDRDYRIDLPRGDEMGNLADQFNRMVDSLGEQQEDLERANVELQNTNLRMRDLQTQLVRSERLAALGQLSAGVSHELDNPIGVILGYAELIKEESEAENQHGEYAGVILDEAKRCKRIIAGLLDFSRPRLGEKGTVDLKGLISGLTSQLSEQRPFRRISWRLTLGDGDSLVHADPDALRQVIVNLCLNSSQAMEGEGEIAIGMSPARDKDKDGHMVRLADVGPGIEDASLERIFDPFYTTKKRGEGTGLGLSICRKLIEDAGGWIRAVKGRGGVFELWLPSVGQVRDRENTIPEEG
- the ccs1_2 gene encoding cytochrome c biogenesis protein Ccs1, which codes for MKMFVKRLASLRLTLAVMLLFAAAAAAGTFMDIYHSWWFRGLLLLLSVNMLSCMVTRLPAIFSSLKGDAALRRRPLLRIPGGRDREQSLVSDLTAAGYRRRGGTDGKVFSRGAAGYVFTIAGHLSLLVIMASAMIGSYMGFIGTQRVPVGDFTDTYFNWKIMADAPLPFRLSVIDFKKVPNPVALKIGVRETKTGRKGKVITTHVSGDLKVPGLDGRVRILSFDVEKKILKAMWVKGNGDRIPVRGGEEVGDSGLALVPVAFAAFPEKQASAQTAISRDGSVLVTADIEVNHPLRFEGLSFYMTDYGTDPFGHPYVGYQIVKDPARIGVWAGCVFFLFFMTASLFVKHRCVVLVGDGEFTAVHLSSRGDRERAVDELKAALSRFIHLDDAEGFSGHD